One genomic window of Trichlorobacter lovleyi includes the following:
- the hoxE gene encoding bidirectional hydrogenase complex protein HoxE, with protein sequence MRGDCCEHALLADDPRLKLVERAMKRLQYQPDALIEVLHTAQEAFGYLNRELLAHVAAQLKLPESQVFGVATFYHFFTLRPKGEHSCIVCTGTACYVKGAGEILGRLEQEAGIKAGQTTADGKLSLGTARCLGNCSLAPMMMLDDTVHGPESPDGAAKKLNTLLEVPHEQG encoded by the coding sequence ATGCGTGGTGATTGCTGCGAACATGCACTGCTGGCCGATGATCCCCGCCTGAAGCTGGTGGAGCGGGCCATGAAGCGCTTGCAGTACCAGCCTGATGCCCTGATTGAGGTGCTGCATACGGCCCAGGAGGCGTTCGGCTATTTAAACCGCGAGCTGCTGGCCCATGTGGCGGCCCAGTTGAAACTGCCGGAAAGCCAGGTCTTCGGGGTGGCCACCTTCTACCACTTCTTTACCCTGCGCCCCAAGGGTGAGCATTCCTGCATCGTCTGCACCGGCACGGCCTGTTATGTCAAAGGGGCGGGCGAGATCCTGGGCCGTTTGGAGCAGGAGGCAGGGATCAAGGCCGGTCAGACCACGGCAGACGGTAAGCTCTCGCTGGGCACGGCCCGCTGCCTGGGCAACTGTTCCCTGGCACCGATGATGATGCTGGATGATACGGTGCATGGGCCGGAAAGCCCGGATGGTGCGGCTAAGAAGCTGAACACGCTGTTGGAGGTACCCCATGAACAGGGTTGA
- a CDS encoding DUF4177 domain-containing protein yields the protein MLQYKVVELSNVTEETIEEALNEKVVEGWNFDGMQFAMRESSKRPAMAFLLFTRDKDKA from the coding sequence ATGCTGCAGTACAAGGTAGTTGAACTCTCAAACGTAACGGAAGAGACCATTGAAGAGGCCTTGAACGAGAAGGTCGTCGAAGGATGGAACTTTGACGGCATGCAGTTTGCCATGCGGGAGAGCAGCAAGCGCCCGGCCATGGCCTTTCTGCTGTTTACGCGGGATAAAGACAAGGCATAA
- the hoxU gene encoding bidirectional hydrogenase complex protein HoxU, translating into MPAITLTINNDLISARQGQTLLEVAREHGIEIPTLCHLDGLEAMGGCRLCLVELQGSSRPVPSCVTRAAEGMVVTTHSDKLVEYRKMLVELLLAERTHTCSICVQNNNCELQTLAAKLGIDHVRFDYLNQQLPMDASRERFALDHNRCVLCLRCVRVCDAVEGAHTWDVRGRGSTSRIVADLDRPWGTSTSCTDCGKCVQLCPTGALFKKGATVGEMRKERSFLNRILERRRLAAQGGTP; encoded by the coding sequence ATGCCGGCCATAACCCTGACCATCAACAATGACCTGATCTCTGCCCGTCAGGGCCAGACCCTGCTGGAGGTGGCCCGTGAGCACGGGATTGAGATTCCCACCCTCTGCCATCTGGATGGACTTGAGGCGATGGGTGGCTGCCGCCTCTGTCTGGTGGAACTACAGGGCAGTTCGCGCCCGGTTCCTTCATGTGTCACCAGGGCGGCCGAGGGGATGGTGGTGACCACCCACAGTGACAAGCTTGTGGAATACCGCAAGATGCTGGTGGAACTGCTGCTGGCGGAGCGGACCCACACCTGTTCCATCTGTGTGCAGAACAACAACTGCGAGCTGCAGACTCTGGCTGCCAAACTGGGGATTGACCATGTCCGTTTTGATTACCTGAACCAGCAGTTGCCGATGGATGCCAGCCGGGAGCGCTTTGCCCTGGACCACAACCGTTGCGTGCTCTGTTTGCGCTGCGTGCGGGTCTGCGATGCCGTGGAAGGCGCCCATACCTGGGATGTGCGGGGCAGGGGATCAACCAGCCGGATTGTGGCTGACCTGGATCGTCCCTGGGGAACCAGTACCAGTTGTACTGACTGCGGTAAATGTGTCCAGCTCTGCCCCACCGGTGCCCTGTTCAAGAAAGGGGCCACTGTTGGCGAGATGCGCAAGGAACGCAGCTTCCTGAACCGGATTCTGGAGCGGCGGCGGCTGGCAGCCCAAGGGGGTACGCCATGA
- a CDS encoding TonB family protein produces MAGFAALYFWPKEQRQQISEPTFIDLQDVPDLKTPPPQQTVPKARPSDQRRRVARETAPRLATPVPPSAKKTSPRQSARAPSAGSPGRPGQAGPPAKPSEASSSANELLRRKPQQQTGTGGGGGTKQQPNLAPSASRMARLEENYRRRFADDIDDGTTRFLNTDDIQFGSFLRRFETAVYGVWRYPQEAALKGIEGVTPVKITFNRNGEIVKVQLLESSGSRVLDDEVFRTLRLIGPMGNFPKTYGKDEFNLIAFFQYGNARSRLR; encoded by the coding sequence GTGGCAGGCTTTGCAGCGTTGTATTTCTGGCCCAAAGAGCAGCGCCAGCAGATCTCGGAGCCGACCTTCATTGATCTGCAGGATGTGCCGGATCTCAAGACCCCGCCTCCCCAACAGACAGTCCCAAAGGCACGGCCGTCAGACCAGCGGCGCCGTGTAGCCAGAGAAACAGCTCCCCGGCTTGCAACGCCGGTACCTCCGTCTGCTAAAAAAACATCCCCACGTCAATCAGCCAGGGCACCGTCTGCCGGATCGCCGGGACGCCCCGGTCAGGCCGGGCCGCCTGCCAAGCCATCGGAAGCGAGCAGCTCTGCCAATGAGCTGTTGCGTCGCAAACCACAGCAGCAGACCGGAACTGGCGGCGGCGGAGGCACCAAGCAACAGCCCAATCTGGCCCCCAGTGCCAGCCGGATGGCGCGCCTGGAGGAAAACTACCGTCGGCGGTTTGCCGACGACATTGACGATGGTACCACCCGGTTTCTGAATACCGACGATATCCAGTTCGGCTCGTTTCTGAGACGTTTTGAGACGGCGGTCTATGGCGTTTGGCGCTATCCGCAGGAAGCGGCATTGAAGGGCATTGAAGGGGTGACACCGGTCAAGATCACCTTTAACAGAAACGGTGAGATCGTAAAGGTGCAGTTGCTGGAAAGTTCCGGCAGCCGGGTTCTTGATGATGAGGTGTTCAGGACACTGCGTCTGATCGGACCGATGGGGAACTTTCCCAAGACCTATGGCAAGGACGAATTCAACCTGATCGCCTTTTTTCAGTACGGAAATGCCCGCAGCCGATTGCGTTGA
- the polA gene encoding DNA polymerase I → MTNNTLYLIDGSSYLYRAYFAIKRLSSPSGFPTNAIYGFTQMLLKLLKDYQPQHLAMVFDVGRVTFRTELYPAYKANRAEMPDDLRQQVGPIRDLVRAFNIPVVELEGYEADDLIGTLAARWEATGGQVVVVTGDKDLMQIVTEQTTLLDTMKNVTSAIPQVHERFGVGPEGVIDILGLAGDSSDNIPGVPGIGEKTAIKLVQQFGSMDSLLERAAEVPGKVGEKLREFSEQARLSRTLATIIKDVPYELHPDQLLAQEPDNERLNELFKLYGFHTLIKEMTAQATLQTDQYHCILTGEELEQLAQRLEAASAFAFDTETTGLDPRTAELVGISISLQAHEAFYIPVGHRYLGMPDQLPRETVLDRLRPAFGNPAIRKVGQNLKFDLQILATAGLEVQGSWCDTMLCSYLLNPSRGGHGLDALAQEHLNHKMISYDEVTGSGKNRICFSEVEVEKATRYAAEDADATWLLHEKLLPMLKEQGLEKLLFELEMPLMEIMTRMEQHGVLLDLAYLAELGNGFGQRMQELEKRIIELAGGPFNLNSPKQLEEVLFERLGLQAGKKTKGKTGRSTDNEVLTGLAEEHEIAKLLLDYRGLAKLKSTYTDALAKLTDRQGRVHTSYNQAVTATGRLSSSDPNLQNIPIRTDEGRRIREAFIAPEGSCILAADYSQIELRVLAHLSADPVFCDAFSQDEDIHTRTASEVFGLFPEMVTSEMRRQAKTINFGIIYGQGAFSLAKQLGVARNVAEKFIAAYKERHSGAIVFLDSCIASAKETGYVTTILGRKLPIADITSSNGNLRSFAERNAINYPIQGSAADIIKQAMLGVDRAIRAEGLQSRLIMQVHDELVFEVLETELEQMRALVNREMSQAVALKVPLKVDIQWGKNWSEAH, encoded by the coding sequence ATGACCAACAACACCCTCTATCTGATCGACGGCTCCTCCTACCTCTACCGGGCTTATTTTGCCATCAAACGGCTGTCATCACCCAGCGGCTTTCCCACCAACGCCATCTACGGTTTTACCCAGATGCTGCTGAAGCTGCTGAAGGATTACCAGCCCCAGCACCTGGCCATGGTGTTCGATGTGGGACGGGTGACCTTCCGCACCGAGCTGTACCCGGCCTACAAGGCCAACCGGGCCGAGATGCCGGATGACCTGCGCCAGCAGGTGGGGCCGATCCGTGATCTGGTGCGGGCCTTCAACATTCCGGTGGTGGAGCTGGAGGGGTACGAGGCGGACGACCTGATCGGTACCCTGGCAGCCCGCTGGGAGGCAACCGGCGGCCAGGTGGTGGTGGTGACCGGCGACAAGGATCTGATGCAGATCGTGACTGAGCAGACCACCCTGCTGGACACCATGAAGAACGTGACCTCGGCCATCCCCCAGGTGCATGAGCGTTTCGGCGTGGGACCGGAAGGGGTGATCGACATCCTGGGTCTGGCCGGTGACAGCTCCGACAACATCCCCGGTGTGCCGGGGATTGGCGAGAAGACCGCCATCAAGCTGGTCCAACAGTTTGGCTCCATGGACAGTCTACTGGAACGGGCTGCTGAGGTACCGGGCAAGGTTGGCGAGAAGCTGCGGGAGTTTAGCGAGCAGGCCCGTCTTTCCCGCACCCTGGCCACCATTATCAAGGATGTACCCTATGAGCTGCACCCGGATCAGCTGCTGGCACAGGAGCCGGACAACGAACGACTGAACGAGCTGTTCAAGCTGTACGGCTTCCACACCCTGATCAAGGAGATGACCGCCCAGGCCACCCTGCAGACCGACCAGTACCACTGCATCCTGACAGGCGAAGAGCTGGAACAGCTGGCCCAGCGCCTGGAGGCAGCCTCTGCCTTTGCCTTTGATACCGAGACCACCGGCCTTGATCCACGCACGGCCGAACTGGTGGGGATCTCGATCTCGCTGCAGGCACACGAGGCGTTCTACATCCCGGTGGGACACCGCTATCTGGGGATGCCGGATCAGCTGCCGCGGGAGACCGTGCTGGACCGCCTGCGCCCCGCCTTTGGCAACCCGGCCATCCGCAAGGTGGGCCAGAATCTGAAGTTTGACCTGCAGATACTGGCCACTGCCGGGCTGGAGGTCCAGGGCAGCTGGTGCGACACCATGCTCTGTTCCTACCTGTTAAACCCCTCCCGCGGCGGCCACGGCCTGGATGCCCTGGCCCAGGAGCACCTGAATCACAAGATGATCTCCTACGACGAGGTGACCGGCTCCGGCAAGAACCGGATCTGCTTCAGCGAGGTGGAGGTGGAGAAGGCCACCCGCTACGCGGCCGAGGATGCCGATGCCACCTGGCTGCTGCATGAGAAGCTGCTGCCGATGCTGAAAGAACAGGGGCTGGAGAAGCTGTTGTTTGAGCTGGAGATGCCGCTGATGGAGATCATGACCCGGATGGAACAGCATGGCGTGCTGCTGGATCTGGCCTATCTGGCCGAGCTGGGTAACGGTTTTGGCCAGCGGATGCAGGAGCTGGAAAAGCGGATTATTGAGCTGGCAGGTGGTCCGTTTAACCTCAACTCCCCCAAGCAGCTGGAAGAGGTACTGTTCGAGCGGCTGGGGCTGCAGGCCGGCAAGAAGACCAAGGGCAAGACCGGCCGTTCCACTGACAACGAAGTGCTGACCGGCCTGGCAGAGGAACATGAAATTGCCAAACTGCTGCTGGATTACCGCGGGCTGGCCAAACTGAAGTCCACCTATACCGACGCCTTGGCCAAGCTGACCGACAGGCAGGGCCGTGTCCATACCTCCTATAACCAGGCCGTGACTGCCACCGGACGGCTCTCCTCTTCAGACCCGAACCTGCAGAATATCCCGATCCGCACCGACGAAGGCCGCCGCATCCGCGAGGCGTTTATCGCCCCTGAAGGCAGCTGTATCCTGGCAGCCGACTATTCCCAGATCGAGCTGCGGGTGCTGGCCCATCTGTCCGCTGATCCGGTCTTCTGTGATGCCTTCAGCCAGGATGAGGATATCCATACCCGTACCGCCAGTGAGGTGTTCGGTCTGTTCCCGGAGATGGTGACCAGCGAGATGCGGCGTCAGGCCAAGACCATCAACTTCGGCATCATCTACGGTCAGGGGGCCTTCTCGCTGGCCAAGCAGCTGGGGGTTGCCCGCAACGTGGCTGAGAAGTTCATAGCCGCCTACAAAGAGCGTCACAGTGGGGCGATTGTCTTTCTTGATTCCTGCATCGCCAGCGCAAAAGAGACAGGATATGTCACAACCATCCTGGGACGTAAACTGCCGATTGCCGATATCACCAGCAGCAACGGCAACCTGCGTTCCTTTGCGGAACGCAACGCCATCAACTACCCGATCCAGGGCTCGGCAGCCGATATCATCAAGCAGGCCATGCTGGGGGTGGATCGCGCCATCCGTGCCGAAGGGCTGCAGAGCCGTCTGATCATGCAGGTGCATGACGAACTGGTCTTTGAGGTGCTGGAGACAGAATTGGAGCAGATGCGGGCACTGGTGAACCGGGAGATGTCGCAGGCCGTGGCGCTGAAGGTGCCGTTGAAGGTTGATATTCAGTGGGGAAAAAATTGGAGTGAGGCGCATTAA
- a CDS encoding Ni/Fe hydrogenase subunit alpha, whose product MSKTITIAPVTRIEGHAKITIQLNDAGEVADARFHVTEFRGFEKFCLGRSYREMPSITERICGICPVSHALASAKAGDMLKGVNIPPTAEKLRRLMHYAQLVQSHALSFFLLSGPDLLLGMESDPAKRNLIGLIEAQPELARQGIRLRQFGQEVIKLLGDRAVHPAWAVSGGVREPLTADKRDWIAARLPEALATAKKALALGYEALQRLSEEAGCYGSFPSLFLGLVSPDGGLEQYDGKLRLIDADGANLEGDSDPSRYAEFIGEAEQSWSYLKFPYYRPRGHEGDAGMYRVGPLARLNVASYAGTPLAEQELQRFRQFREGGGPVLGSFYYHQARLIELLYCLERIGELLDDPHLLDSHVRSHARTNNRVGIGVVEAPRGVLFHEYHLDNDGLLNHVNLIIATGQNNLAMNKTVLQIAKHYLAGSRLDEGLLNRVEHGIRCYDPCLSCSTHAMGRMPLQLELYSPDGGLIQRLERSSSPPLDSRK is encoded by the coding sequence ATGTCCAAGACCATTACCATAGCGCCGGTTACCCGGATCGAGGGACATGCCAAGATCACCATCCAGCTGAATGATGCCGGTGAGGTGGCTGATGCCCGTTTCCATGTCACCGAGTTTCGCGGCTTTGAAAAGTTCTGTCTGGGGCGCAGCTACCGCGAGATGCCCTCGATTACCGAGCGGATCTGCGGCATCTGTCCGGTCAGCCATGCCCTGGCCTCGGCCAAGGCCGGTGATATGCTCAAAGGGGTTAACATACCGCCAACGGCCGAAAAGCTGCGGCGCCTGATGCATTATGCCCAGCTGGTACAGAGTCACGCCCTGAGTTTTTTTCTGCTTTCCGGCCCGGACCTGTTGTTGGGGATGGAGAGCGATCCGGCCAAGCGCAACTTGATCGGTCTGATCGAGGCCCAACCTGAGCTGGCCAGGCAAGGGATCCGGCTGCGTCAGTTCGGCCAGGAAGTGATCAAACTTTTGGGTGACCGGGCCGTGCATCCGGCCTGGGCGGTATCAGGCGGGGTGCGGGAGCCGCTGACAGCAGACAAGCGGGACTGGATTGCAGCCCGGCTGCCGGAGGCGCTGGCAACCGCGAAGAAGGCCCTGGCCCTTGGCTATGAGGCCCTGCAACGCCTGTCCGAAGAGGCCGGTTGCTACGGCAGCTTCCCCAGCCTGTTTCTGGGGCTGGTCTCGCCAGATGGCGGGCTGGAACAGTACGATGGCAAGCTGCGGCTGATTGATGCGGATGGCGCAAATCTGGAAGGTGATAGTGATCCATCCCGTTATGCCGAGTTTATCGGTGAGGCAGAACAGAGCTGGAGCTACCTGAAGTTCCCCTATTACAGGCCCCGTGGTCATGAAGGCGATGCCGGCATGTACCGGGTTGGTCCCCTGGCCCGTCTGAATGTGGCCAGTTATGCCGGAACACCCCTGGCCGAGCAGGAACTGCAGCGGTTTCGTCAATTCAGGGAAGGGGGCGGTCCGGTGCTGGGCAGTTTCTACTACCATCAGGCCCGGCTGATCGAACTGCTCTACTGTCTGGAGCGGATCGGCGAGCTGCTGGATGATCCGCACCTGCTGGACAGCCATGTGCGCAGTCACGCCCGCACCAACAACCGGGTCGGGATCGGCGTGGTGGAGGCGCCGCGCGGGGTGCTGTTTCACGAGTACCATCTGGATAATGACGGGCTGCTCAATCATGTCAACCTGATCATTGCCACCGGTCAGAACAATCTGGCCATGAACAAGACCGTGCTGCAGATCGCCAAGCACTACCTCGCCGGCAGCCGGCTGGATGAGGGACTTTTAAACCGTGTGGAACACGGCATCCGTTGCTACGATCCCTGTCTTTCCTGTTCTACCCATGCCATGGGCAGGATGCCGCTGCAGCTGGAGTTGTACAGCCCTGACGGGGGGCTCATCCAGCGCCTGGAACGTTCTTCATCCCCCCCCCTTGACAGCCGGAAATGA
- a CDS encoding NADP oxidoreductase — MSRLRLATAWLGGCSGCHMSFLDLGEQLIEISDALELVYGPLVDAKEFPEEVDVALIEGAVANFENLELLQQIRNRSKLLISFGDCAITGNVTSLRNFFSVDDLLTAVYHAGPGSAPRSDEADQVLPELLPRVLPLHQVVEVDAYIPGCPPDPERIMAALSALLQGQTVQLSEEQRTFG, encoded by the coding sequence ATGAGCCGGTTGCGTCTGGCAACAGCCTGGCTGGGGGGCTGCTCCGGCTGCCATATGAGCTTTCTGGACCTGGGAGAACAGTTGATTGAGATTTCTGACGCACTTGAACTGGTCTACGGTCCGCTGGTGGATGCCAAGGAGTTCCCGGAAGAGGTGGATGTGGCCCTGATCGAAGGTGCCGTGGCCAATTTTGAGAACCTTGAACTGCTGCAGCAGATTCGTAATAGATCAAAACTGCTGATCAGTTTTGGTGACTGTGCCATTACCGGCAATGTAACCAGTTTACGCAACTTCTTCAGTGTGGATGACCTGCTGACGGCGGTCTACCATGCCGGTCCCGGCAGCGCACCCCGCAGTGATGAAGCGGATCAGGTGCTGCCGGAACTGCTGCCGCGGGTGCTGCCGCTGCATCAGGTGGTGGAGGTGGATGCTTACATCCCCGGCTGTCCCCCCGATCCGGAACGGATTATGGCGGCGTTGTCAGCCCTGTTGCAGGGGCAAACGGTGCAGTTGAGTGAAGAACAACGAACGTTTGGATAG
- the recO gene encoding DNA repair protein RecO produces the protein MKSEQCQAIVLSTLNYGESDRIVSLLTLEHGRLRGFAKSARASRKRFGGQLEPANRLAVTLSLKEDGLSRIERVEQSSCYPELRERLESLALALYACELVETLTPEGHPLPRLFRLLSTLFEHLAGRAGSAADRRFFEINLLNILGYRPVLDTAALQPLSDCLKTGSFGRVRFTDTELETAGRLLDREIAGHCSRPLNSLAFLEDLAGY, from the coding sequence ATGAAATCTGAGCAGTGTCAGGCCATTGTCCTTTCAACCCTCAACTACGGCGAGAGCGACCGGATTGTCTCACTCTTGACCCTGGAACATGGGCGCCTGCGGGGTTTTGCCAAGTCTGCACGGGCCAGCCGCAAGCGGTTTGGCGGACAGCTTGAGCCGGCCAACCGGCTTGCAGTGACCTTGTCCCTGAAGGAAGACGGCCTAAGCAGGATTGAACGGGTCGAACAGAGCAGCTGCTACCCGGAGCTGCGGGAACGACTTGAATCTCTGGCCCTGGCGCTGTATGCTTGCGAACTGGTTGAGACGCTGACCCCGGAAGGGCATCCCCTGCCAAGGCTGTTCAGGCTGTTATCCACACTGTTCGAACACCTGGCAGGCCGGGCCGGATCAGCGGCAGACCGGCGTTTTTTTGAAATAAACCTTCTGAACATCCTGGGCTATCGCCCGGTACTGGATACGGCGGCACTGCAGCCGCTGTCCGATTGCCTGAAGACCGGCAGTTTTGGAAGGGTCCGCTTCACTGACACCGAACTGGAGACAGCAGGACGTTTACTTGACAGGGAGATTGCCGGGCACTGCTCACGTCCGTTAAATAGTCTCGCATTTCTTGAAGATCTGGCAGGTTATTGA
- a CDS encoding NuoF family protein — MNRVELAELAEAVTAQQQSCRMRLLVCCGTPCVAAGSQAVVAALRERLAALGHPADLELVGTGCQGPCSRGPLLTVLRPGQPEQVWQKCTPELAVSILEAELQQSAFPDTNLLPADWPFFRCQTRLVLANSGRIDPENLEQYIARGGYDGLAQVLHEMIPDQVCDSVVQSGLRGRGGGGYPTGLKWQLVRKSSGSRKFIVANGDEGDPGAYMDRSLMESDPHRILEGMAIAGYAIGAEQGYIYVRGEYPVAAQRLRKAIRDAERAGLLGSRVLDSSFSFRIDIRIGAGAFVCGEETALLASIMGRRGQPRIRPPYPAEAGLWGCPTLINNVETFGNIPAIFSIGPQAFNAIGNGKSRGTKVFALCGEVVNNGLIEVPMGIPLREIVFEIGGGLANGAAFKAAQTGGPSGGCIPAEKLDTPVDYENLQALGSIMGSGGLIVMGEQSCMVDVARFFMEFCLDESCGKCVPCRTGTVEIYRLLSRICNGSASQRDLQTLEQLCQMVKDTSLCGLGAAAPNPVLSTLRWFRAEYETHVNERRCPAGVCSMDELPLHLLGEQLLQRIAALRCDGEGY; from the coding sequence ATGAACAGGGTTGAGCTGGCTGAACTGGCCGAAGCGGTGACAGCCCAACAGCAGTCCTGCCGCATGCGGCTGCTGGTCTGCTGCGGCACCCCCTGTGTAGCGGCCGGTAGTCAGGCGGTGGTGGCGGCCCTGCGGGAACGGCTTGCCGCTCTGGGGCATCCGGCGGATCTGGAGCTGGTGGGTACTGGCTGCCAAGGCCCTTGCAGCCGTGGCCCGTTGTTGACGGTGCTGCGTCCCGGCCAGCCTGAGCAGGTCTGGCAGAAGTGCACGCCGGAACTGGCCGTGTCGATTCTTGAGGCAGAACTACAGCAATCTGCCTTTCCTGACACCAACCTGCTGCCTGCGGACTGGCCGTTCTTCAGGTGCCAGACCAGGCTGGTACTGGCTAACAGCGGCAGGATCGACCCTGAGAACCTTGAACAGTACATTGCCCGGGGAGGCTATGACGGTCTGGCTCAGGTGCTGCACGAGATGATCCCGGATCAGGTCTGCGACAGCGTGGTGCAGAGCGGCCTGCGGGGCAGGGGCGGTGGCGGCTACCCCACCGGTCTTAAGTGGCAGCTGGTGCGCAAGAGCAGCGGCAGCCGCAAGTTTATCGTGGCCAATGGTGATGAAGGGGACCCCGGTGCCTACATGGATCGCTCACTGATGGAGTCTGATCCGCACCGGATTCTGGAGGGAATGGCCATTGCCGGCTACGCCATCGGAGCCGAGCAGGGCTACATCTACGTGCGGGGCGAGTATCCAGTGGCAGCCCAGAGGCTGCGTAAGGCGATCCGGGATGCGGAGCGGGCCGGACTGTTGGGCAGCCGGGTGCTGGATTCCAGCTTCAGCTTCAGGATCGATATCCGGATCGGTGCCGGTGCCTTTGTCTGCGGCGAAGAGACCGCGCTGCTGGCCTCGATCATGGGCAGGCGCGGCCAGCCCCGCATCCGTCCCCCCTATCCGGCCGAGGCAGGCTTGTGGGGCTGTCCCACCCTGATCAACAATGTGGAAACCTTCGGCAATATCCCCGCCATCTTCAGCATCGGTCCCCAGGCCTTTAACGCCATCGGCAACGGCAAGAGCCGGGGCACCAAGGTCTTTGCCCTGTGCGGCGAGGTGGTCAACAACGGCCTGATTGAGGTGCCGATGGGGATTCCACTGCGGGAGATCGTGTTTGAGATCGGCGGAGGGCTGGCAAACGGCGCCGCCTTCAAGGCAGCCCAGACCGGCGGCCCCAGTGGCGGTTGTATCCCGGCTGAAAAACTGGATACCCCGGTGGATTACGAGAACCTGCAGGCGCTGGGCTCGATCATGGGCTCGGGCGGCCTGATCGTGATGGGTGAGCAGAGCTGCATGGTGGATGTGGCCCGCTTCTTCATGGAGTTCTGTCTGGATGAGAGCTGTGGCAAGTGCGTGCCCTGCCGCACCGGCACGGTGGAGATCTATCGTCTGCTTTCGCGGATCTGCAACGGCAGTGCTTCTCAACGGGATCTACAGACCCTGGAACAGCTCTGCCAGATGGTGAAGGACACCTCGCTCTGCGGACTGGGGGCGGCGGCACCCAACCCGGTGTTGTCCACCCTGCGCTGGTTCAGGGCAGAGTATGAGACCCATGTGAACGAGCGGCGCTGTCCGGCCGGGGTCTGCAGCATGGATGAGCTGCCGTTGCATCTGCTGGGTGAACAGCTGCTGCAGCGGATCGCGGCACTGCGCTGTGACGGGGAGGGATACTGA
- a CDS encoding DUF4403 family protein, with protein sequence MYRFYIVCILLLLSATSASAAVPPSSINLSVETSAADLSTIVNQSLPKELYKGQGGLGTSVTVQRTGPVAVTANDNFIYLTLPIQLTFSYGFYESYPLRAGLRFKARVNITPDWRLKTELYYTGLSDNLADTLKLGPLSLKPKSMVEGITQPVQRLLAPIIDSKVNDAVQLRAKVTPLWQQAFTPTLVNKEFSTWLKLTPERVVISPLQASNNQIRLSLGVITGAEITIGPKPAAAAARPLPPVQLLSSFDKNFHIQLATDIFFDDLVTALNPVLLDKTFGEDKKITIKKFSIKAAEGRLMVNLTSTGDFDGELTVLAKPVYNPQNNSLTFEEVDFDTKNAGWLISAGSWLFSSTIRSTIKEKLDSAVVEQLDKARTKASEALSTMKLADRVRLTGTVKSLSLGEAAVLQDRLSMQVVAQGEAGVILK encoded by the coding sequence ATGTACCGTTTTTACATAGTCTGTATCCTACTGCTGTTGAGTGCAACATCTGCCTCTGCCGCTGTGCCCCCCTCCTCCATCAACCTGAGTGTGGAGACCTCGGCGGCTGATCTCTCGACCATCGTGAACCAGTCACTGCCCAAAGAGCTGTACAAGGGGCAAGGCGGGCTGGGCACCTCGGTAACCGTGCAACGCACCGGCCCGGTTGCGGTAACGGCCAACGACAACTTCATTTACCTGACCCTGCCAATTCAACTGACCTTCAGCTATGGCTTTTACGAAAGCTATCCGCTGCGGGCCGGACTGCGCTTTAAGGCCAGGGTGAACATCACCCCGGATTGGCGCCTGAAGACCGAGCTGTACTACACCGGCCTGTCCGACAACCTGGCCGACACCCTCAAGCTGGGGCCGCTCTCCCTGAAACCCAAGAGCATGGTGGAGGGGATTACCCAACCGGTGCAACGTCTGCTGGCACCGATCATCGACAGCAAGGTCAACGATGCGGTCCAGCTACGGGCCAAGGTAACCCCGCTGTGGCAACAGGCCTTTACCCCCACTCTGGTCAATAAGGAGTTCAGCACCTGGCTGAAGCTGACCCCGGAAAGGGTCGTGATCAGCCCGTTACAGGCCTCAAACAATCAGATCAGGCTGTCGCTCGGCGTCATCACCGGTGCTGAAATCACCATTGGCCCCAAGCCGGCCGCGGCTGCGGCACGGCCATTACCTCCGGTCCAGCTGCTGTCAAGTTTCGACAAAAACTTTCATATCCAGCTTGCCACCGATATCTTCTTTGATGATCTGGTGACGGCCCTGAATCCGGTCCTGCTGGACAAGACTTTTGGTGAAGACAAGAAGATCACCATCAAAAAATTCAGCATCAAGGCTGCAGAAGGCCGCCTGATGGTGAACCTGACCAGTACCGGTGATTTTGACGGCGAGCTAACCGTGCTGGCCAAGCCGGTCTACAATCCGCAGAACAACAGCTTGACCTTTGAAGAGGTGGATTTTGATACAAAGAACGCCGGTTGGCTGATCAGCGCCGGCAGCTGGCTGTTCAGCAGCACGATCCGCAGCACCATCAAAGAGAAGCTGGACAGCGCCGTTGTCGAGCAGCTGGACAAGGCCCGCACCAAGGCCTCTGAAGCGCTCTCAACCATGAAACTGGCTGATCGGGTCAGGCTGACCGGTACCGTCAAGTCGCTCTCCCTTGGCGAGGCGGCTGTGCTGCAGGATCGCCTGTCTATGCAGGTGGTGGCGCAAGGTGAGGCCGGGGTGATTTTAAAGTGA